One window of Quercus robur chromosome 5, dhQueRobu3.1, whole genome shotgun sequence genomic DNA carries:
- the LOC126728284 gene encoding uncharacterized protein LOC126728284, translating to MASPDGSYTVKTAYHMLASEVLHSSPSSFGGMAGNVWKGIWKIKTPQKIKHFIWRAAKGSLPTKQNLSVFRSFLDLFEAVLELGFAFNVAVFATTTWSLWQFRNRLCEHQPTWPLYEVPSPVSQSPWAGWSPPPEGVYKANFDAALFKHCNYAELGVVVRDCNGDVIAALSQRIALPHSVEHAEALAVSRAVTLAKELCLSQMVFEGDCQREGNKIAHALARRAVLTADIDVWVEKLPNDVGDVFHSKIIQ from the exons ATGGCGTCACCTGATGGAAGCTACACGGTCAAAACAGCTTACCACATGCTTGCATCTGAGGTGCTTcattcttctccttcttcctttGGTGGGATGGCTGGGAATGTGTGGAAAGGAATTTGGAAGATCAAAACTCCCCAAAAAATCAAGCACTTCATTTGGAGAGCGGCAAAGGGCTCACTACCCACAAAGCAAAACCTG AGCGTGTTTAGATCTTTCTTGGATCTCTTTGAGGCTGTTTTGGAGCTGGGTTTTGCCTTCAACGTTGCTGTTTTTGCCACAACCACATGGAGTCTATGGCAGTTTCGGAATAGGCTTTGCGAGCACCAGCCAACGTGGCCCCTTTATGAG GTCCCTAGTCCAGTTTCACAATCACCTTGGGCTGGCTGGTCCCCACCACCAGAGGGTGTTTACAAAGCAAATTTTGACGCGGCATTGTTTAAGCATTGCAACTATGCCGAACTTGGAGTGGTGGTAAGGGACTGTAACGGCGATGTGATAGCAGCTTTGAGCCAAAGAATCGCGCTACCACATTCAGTAGAGCACGCTGAAGCTCTAGCGGTAAGCCGAGCCGTTACACTAGCTAAGGAGCTGTGTCTATCTCAAATGGTTTTTGAAGGAGATTGCCAAAG GGAGGGTAATAAAATAGCTCATGCCCTAGCTAGAAGAGCAGTTCTAACTGCAGATATTGATGTTTGGGTAGAAAAGCTACCCAATGATGTGGGTGATGTATTCcattctaaaattattcaataa
- the LOC126726170 gene encoding protein trichome birefringence-like 38 — MSRTSLIHSSVFVSHTFIIKDPKTEMGFRSQALISWLLQVLLLLLSLEQAKAVQFNNVTSLTRGKKQVSGCNLFRGKWVIDPSYPLYDSSCPYIDPEFNCQKYGRPDKQYLKYAWKPDSCDLPRFDGIGFLSKWRGKKIMFVGDSLSLNMWESLSCMIRASVPSAKNSFVRKELQSSVTFQDYGVSLIYYKTTYLVDIVREDVGRVLNLDSIQGGNSWTGMDMLIFNTWHWWTHTGNSQPWDYIRVGTSLYKDMDRITAFNRGLNTWASWVNQNVNPSKTKVFFQGISPTHYQGKEWNQPKKTCSGQVGPLTGSTYPAGAPPAVAVVNNVLSTIKKTVYLLDITTLSQLRKDAHPSSYSGEHSGNDCSHWCLPGLPDTWNQLLYAALSK, encoded by the exons ATGTCACGGACTTCTTTAATTCACAGTTCTGTCTTTGTGTCACATACTTTCATAATCAAAGACCCAAAAACCGAGATGGGATTTCGTTCCCAGGCCTTAATCTCTTGGCTTCTTCAAGTTCTGCTCTTGTTGTTGTCTTTGGAGCAAGCAAAAGCTGTACAGTTCAACAATGTGACCAGCTTAACAAGAGGAAAGAAGCAAGTGAGTGGTTGCAATTTGTTCCGAGGCAAATGGGTTATTGATCCTTCATATCCTCTCTATGATTCAAGCTGTCCATACATAGACCCTGAGTTTAATTGCCAGAAGTATGGTAGACCTGATAAGCAGTACCTTAAGTATGCTTGGAAACCTGACTCCTGTGACTTACCCAG gTTTGATGGGATTGGATTTTTGAGTAAGTGGAGAGGGAAGAAGATAATGTTTGTGGGTGACTCACTGAGTCTGAACATGTGGGAATCGTTATCATGTATGATTCGTGCGTCGGTACCCAGTGCTAAAAACAGCTTTGTGAGGAAAGAGTTACAGTCCTCTGTGACTTTCCAG GACTATGGAGTgagtttgatttattacaaaaCAACATACCTTGTAGACATAGTGAGAGAAGACGTGGGGCGAGTGCTGAACCTAGACTCAATCCAAGGTGGAAATTCATGGACAGGGATGGACATGCTGATCTTCAACACGTGGCATTGGTGGACCCACACAGGAAACTCTCAGCC GTGGGATTATATCAGAGTGGGGACCAGTTTGTATAAGGATATGGACCGAATAACAGCATTTAATAGGGGTCTCAACACATGGGCTAGTTGGGTTAATCAAAATGTTAATCCTTCCAAAACCAAGGTCTTCTTTCAAGGGATTTCTCCCACCCATTATCA GGGCAAGGAGTGGAATCAACCCAAAAAGACTTGTTCTGGGCAAGTTGGACCCCTAACTGGGTCAACCTATCCGGCAGGTGCCCCTCCGGCTGTTGCAGTGGTGAACAATGTGTTAAGCACAATTAAGAAAACAGTTTATTTGCTTGACATAACAACACTCTCACAGTTAAGAAAAGATGCTCATCCCTCATCTTATAGTGGTGAGCATTCAGGCAATGACTGCAGCCACTGGTGCCTTCCTGGATTACCCGATACCTGGAATCAGCTCCTATACGCAGCTCTCAGCAAGTGA